One window of Desulfobacca acetoxidans DSM 11109 genomic DNA carries:
- a CDS encoding O-methyltransferase, which produces MAMTEDLENYFRGLVPPRSEFLRSLEEEARQERIPIVGPVVGELLFILARVVGARQILELGTATGYSAIHLAQAVEKEIGRVVTLEAEAAMAEQARHNIARAGLAERVELRVGPAQSLMAAMSGPFDLIFLDIDKEGYLPALTECHRLLRPGGLLVVDNTGFQGAADFNQALLADRRWRSVNLLCWLPEHSPEKDGLALAVKVSP; this is translated from the coding sequence ATGGCAATGACGGAAGATTTGGAGAATTACTTTAGGGGCCTGGTGCCGCCGAGATCTGAGTTTCTCAGGAGCCTGGAGGAGGAGGCCAGACAGGAGCGCATCCCCATAGTGGGGCCGGTGGTGGGCGAACTGCTCTTTATTTTGGCCAGGGTGGTGGGCGCCCGGCAAATCCTGGAATTGGGCACGGCCACCGGCTACTCTGCTATCCATCTGGCGCAGGCGGTAGAAAAAGAGATCGGCAGGGTGGTAACCCTGGAGGCCGAGGCGGCCATGGCGGAGCAGGCCCGCCATAACATCGCCCGAGCCGGATTGGCCGAACGGGTTGAGCTCCGGGTCGGTCCGGCGCAATCGCTCATGGCTGCTATGAGCGGTCCTTTTGACCTGATTTTTCTGGATATCGATAAAGAAGGCTATCTTCCGGCCCTGACGGAATGCCATCGTCTGCTGCGGCCGGGAGGCTTACTGGTTGTCGATAACACCGGTTTTCAAGGGGCGGCGGATTTTAACCAGGCACTTCTAGCCGACCGGCGTTGGCGATCGGTCAATCTGCTCTGCTGGCTGCCGGAGCACTCGCCGGAAAAGGACGGATTGGCCTTGGCGGTGAAAGTTTCCCCCTGA
- a CDS encoding universal stress protein: MEFNSILVATDFSECSGVAFSAAQTLAQRFDARLILLHVINQNFLDKLSSHLGKTKEEVSKDLRHKAEKEMAAFMKQWKSGETEVDTIIATGTPFQEVAILARDLAVDLVVMGGFGRRGRSEIEEVFFGSTAEKVVRLLPCPVLCIPK, from the coding sequence ATGGAATTCAATTCGATCCTGGTAGCCACTGATTTTTCCGAATGCTCCGGTGTTGCTTTCAGCGCCGCCCAAACTCTGGCCCAGCGTTTCGACGCCCGTTTGATCCTGCTGCACGTCATCAATCAGAATTTTCTAGATAAACTGAGCAGCCACCTCGGCAAGACTAAAGAAGAGGTCAGCAAAGACCTGCGTCACAAGGCCGAGAAGGAGATGGCAGCCTTTATGAAGCAGTGGAAATCCGGTGAAACCGAGGTAGACACTATCATCGCCACCGGCACCCCTTTCCAGGAGGTCGCCATACTGGCCCGCGATCTGGCCGTTGATCTGGTGGTGATGGGCGGCTTTGGCAGGCGGGGACGGAGTGAAATCGAAGAGGTCTTCTTCGGCTCCACCGCCGAAAAGGTCGTGCGATTGCTCCCCTGCCCCGTCTTGTGTATTCCGAAATAA
- a CDS encoding ABC transporter substrate-binding protein yields MKSSLSLYFNMLCHPLLIICLMLGIGCLPLWEAALAANLEKVVFIPQWLPQAQFAGYYMAHEKGFYRQHGLAVEIRRGGPHSCAAECVQNFQADFGTMFLTAGIEKRAQGIGIINIAQIVQKSGLLLVSQKKHGILRPQDLMGKRVGLWAGDFQIQPRLFFHKYNLFVKIIPMGEGVNLFLRQGLDATSAMRYNEYHLLLNSGLNPEELTVFDMAEHGFDFPEDGIYCLEETWRRHPSRCRAFVAASLAGWRYAFAHPEETLDIVMRYVTEAHIKTNRVHQKWMLAQLQELIEPPGKAIPMGLLVPQTYRQVAQELQNYLLIKTIPPYEEFYRDCQSDVEKR; encoded by the coding sequence ATGAAAAGCTCTCTTTCGCTTTATTTTAACATGCTCTGCCATCCGTTGCTGATAATCTGTCTGATGTTGGGTATTGGGTGTCTGCCGCTCTGGGAAGCGGCACTGGCGGCAAACCTGGAAAAGGTCGTCTTCATACCGCAGTGGCTGCCCCAGGCCCAGTTTGCGGGTTATTATATGGCCCATGAGAAAGGTTTTTACCGGCAACACGGATTGGCGGTGGAGATCCGGCGAGGCGGACCTCATAGCTGTGCCGCAGAGTGCGTCCAGAACTTCCAGGCCGATTTTGGAACCATGTTCCTTACTGCGGGCATTGAGAAAAGGGCCCAAGGGATAGGAATCATCAACATCGCCCAGATTGTGCAGAAATCGGGACTGTTATTGGTATCCCAGAAAAAACATGGGATTCTCCGGCCCCAGGATCTTATGGGCAAAAGAGTTGGTCTGTGGGCCGGCGATTTTCAGATTCAGCCGAGGCTTTTTTTCCATAAATACAATCTGTTCGTTAAAATCATCCCTATGGGCGAAGGGGTGAATCTGTTTCTGCGCCAGGGTCTCGACGCCACCTCAGCCATGCGGTATAACGAATACCATCTGCTGCTCAATTCCGGTTTAAACCCGGAGGAGCTGACGGTGTTTGATATGGCCGAACATGGCTTCGATTTCCCGGAAGATGGCATCTATTGTTTGGAGGAGACCTGGCGGCGGCATCCCTCCCGCTGCCGGGCTTTTGTAGCCGCCTCGCTGGCTGGCTGGCGCTACGCCTTTGCCCACCCCGAAGAGACTTTAGACATTGTTATGAGGTATGTCACCGAAGCGCACATCAAGACCAATCGGGTGCATCAAAAATGGATGCTGGCCCAACTGCAGGAATTGATTGAGCCGCCCGGCAAAGCCATCCCCATGGGTTTGCTGGTTCCCCAAACCTACCGGCAAGTAGCTCAAGAGTTGCAGAACTATTTACTGATTAAAACAATTCCGCCTTACGAGGAATTTTATCGGGACTGTCAAAGCGATGTGGAAAAACGCTAG
- a CDS encoding PDC sensor domain-containing protein, whose protein sequence is MWKNASLAAKLIVVIVSATALIFVGVLMYDYQTSKKTVLSEMGDNVKNLTLKTVYQIEATLNSIEKVPECLANYLECECQQPETLEPFLKALLAQNPAIYGMAAAFEPYSFKPQRYYYCPYIHRSDSGLVITHLGSENYRYWLWDWYTLPKELGRAMWSEPYYDEGGGNIIMTTYSAPMYRTVNNHKKFGGVITADISLFWLEEIIARVKILQSGYAFLLSRNGDFITHPQERLIMRESIFSVAEARGDAQLRELGRKMVQGSEGYACITDFASGKRSVLYYAPLPSNGWSLGIILPEDELFAGLRQMSLKLALIGFGGLVLLILLIIIISRTITRPLRTLATTTEAIGQGDFAVTVAETGPREILHLAQAFNRLGRQLIEYIEKRDFIRDTFGRYVTQEVVSKLMESRNGLELGGEDRELTILMSDLRGFTALTAEMSPRRVVIFLNRYLAKMIEILMDHRGVIDEIIGDGILAFFGAPQPMEDHPFQAVACALQMQAAMAEINALNEAEGFPRLEMGIAVNTGDVVVGNIGSERRTKYSIVGAQVNFTARMESYTVGGQVLISPSTLARLKDQVEVRKSFQVEMKGVPKPVTLYDIRAVHGPIEVVLPDLAEDLKPLPQPQPARLHRIKDKIITDTIDRVWITDLSNQEAVATFSGVLKEWDDVRLHLLDETGGESAGKIFAKVIVLKLSQGQGEAKIRFTSVSPEAQTFLEKLLKKDFSPHN, encoded by the coding sequence ATGTGGAAAAACGCTAGCCTGGCGGCAAAACTGATCGTTGTTATTGTCTCCGCCACCGCCCTGATCTTTGTCGGGGTTCTGATGTATGACTACCAGACCTCCAAGAAAACCGTGCTTTCAGAAATGGGCGACAATGTCAAAAATCTTACCCTAAAAACCGTATACCAGATTGAAGCTACGCTCAACTCGATTGAGAAAGTACCCGAGTGTCTGGCTAATTATCTGGAATGCGAGTGCCAGCAGCCGGAAACTTTGGAACCATTCTTAAAAGCACTCCTGGCTCAAAACCCCGCAATCTATGGTATGGCCGCCGCTTTTGAACCGTATAGCTTTAAACCCCAAAGGTATTATTACTGCCCTTACATCCATCGCAGTGATAGTGGTCTGGTTATAACTCATCTGGGCAGCGAAAATTATCGGTATTGGTTATGGGACTGGTACACGCTGCCCAAGGAATTGGGGCGGGCCATGTGGAGTGAACCTTACTACGATGAGGGTGGCGGCAATATTATTATGACTACTTATTCGGCTCCCATGTATCGTACCGTCAATAACCACAAAAAATTTGGGGGAGTTATAACTGCGGATATCTCATTGTTTTGGCTGGAGGAAATTATTGCGCGGGTAAAAATTCTCCAATCCGGATATGCCTTTCTGCTCTCCCGCAATGGGGATTTCATCACCCATCCGCAAGAACGCCTGATCATGCGGGAGAGTATCTTCAGCGTCGCTGAAGCCCGAGGAGACGCCCAGCTTCGGGAATTGGGCCGAAAAATGGTTCAAGGGAGCGAAGGTTACGCCTGCATAACTGACTTTGCCAGTGGGAAAAGATCTGTCCTCTATTATGCACCGCTACCCTCCAACGGCTGGTCCTTGGGTATTATTCTGCCTGAAGATGAACTTTTCGCTGGTCTTAGACAGATGAGCCTGAAATTAGCTCTCATCGGCTTCGGCGGTTTGGTCTTGCTCATTCTTTTGATCATTATCATCTCTCGCACAATCACCAGGCCTCTGAGAACTCTGGCGACGACCACCGAGGCGATCGGCCAAGGTGATTTTGCCGTGACTGTGGCAGAGACCGGTCCGCGTGAAATCCTACACCTGGCCCAGGCTTTCAACCGTCTGGGACGGCAGTTGATCGAGTATATCGAAAAACGGGATTTTATCCGGGATACCTTTGGCCGCTATGTTACCCAAGAGGTGGTGAGTAAATTAATGGAATCCCGCAACGGCCTGGAACTCGGCGGAGAGGATCGGGAACTCACCATCCTTATGTCCGACCTCCGGGGGTTTACGGCGTTGACGGCAGAGATGTCACCCCGGCGGGTCGTGATCTTTCTGAATCGATACCTGGCCAAGATGATCGAGATTCTGATGGATCATCGGGGCGTCATCGACGAAATTATCGGCGACGGCATCCTGGCCTTTTTTGGCGCCCCGCAACCGATGGAGGATCATCCTTTCCAGGCCGTGGCCTGCGCTTTGCAAATGCAGGCGGCCATGGCTGAGATCAATGCCCTCAATGAAGCTGAAGGCTTTCCGCGTCTGGAGATGGGCATCGCCGTCAACACCGGCGATGTCGTGGTAGGCAACATCGGTTCAGAAAGACGGACCAAATACAGCATCGTCGGCGCCCAGGTAAATTTTACCGCCCGGATGGAATCCTACACTGTGGGAGGCCAGGTACTGATCAGCCCCTCCACCTTAGCGCGCCTGAAAGATCAGGTTGAGGTGCGCAAAAGTTTTCAGGTTGAGATGAAAGGTGTACCTAAGCCGGTAACTTTATATGATATCCGAGCCGTCCATGGACCGATTGAGGTTGTTTTGCCAGACCTCGCAGAGGACCTGAAACCTCTGCCCCAACCTCAGCCAGCCCGGCTCCACCGCATTAAAGACAAGATCATTACCGATACTATCGACCGGGTGTGGATCACCGACCTCTCCAACCAGGAGGCCGTAGCTACATTTAGCGGCGTTCTTAAGGAATGGGACGATGTCCGCCTCCATCTGCTGGACGAAACCGGGGGAGAGAGCGCCGGTAAAATATTTGCCAAGGTCATCGTCCTGAAACTCAGCCAGGGCCAAGGCGAAGCCAAAATCCGGTTTACCTCGGTTTCCCCCGAAGCACAGACCTTTTTAGAAAAATTGCTAAAAAAGGACTTCTCACCGCATAACTGA
- a CDS encoding DUF814 domain-containing protein — translation MRQTRGLGLFSGGLDSMLAALVLRQQDIEVTGLVFVTPFFDAVQAEKSAAAISLPLRIEDLTDRFLPLIFDPPHGFGRWMNPCIDCHLLMLRAAGQIMETEGYDFLFTGEVLGQRPFSQNKGSLNLIAKQSGYPDLLVRPLSARLLKETRPEREQLLDRQQLLNISGRGRKRQMELATRFGLTSYPAPAGGCLLADPKYAARLQDLLQHQPRFERRDLELLQWGRHFRLSSDIKLIVGRDQRDNLAIEPLVRPEDAVIKVQHYPGPLVLLPYSSPNADLRVAAEICVSYSNAPFGEEIAVAVTGRPGQQILISRRCRRDAFQGLLI, via the coding sequence TAGGGTTATTTTCCGGCGGCTTGGACAGTATGTTGGCCGCCTTGGTGCTCCGTCAACAGGATATCGAGGTTACCGGTTTGGTCTTTGTCACTCCTTTTTTCGACGCCGTTCAAGCCGAAAAATCTGCTGCGGCGATCAGCCTGCCTTTAAGAATTGAGGATCTCACTGACCGTTTTCTGCCGCTCATCTTCGATCCGCCCCACGGTTTCGGCAGATGGATGAATCCTTGCATCGACTGCCACCTGCTGATGCTGCGAGCAGCGGGACAGATCATGGAAACAGAAGGATATGATTTTCTCTTTACCGGCGAGGTGTTGGGCCAGAGACCGTTCAGCCAGAATAAAGGCTCCTTGAATCTGATCGCCAAACAATCCGGTTATCCTGATCTCCTGGTGCGGCCGCTCAGCGCCCGTTTATTGAAGGAGACCAGGCCGGAGCGGGAACAACTCCTCGATCGGCAGCAGCTCCTCAATATCAGCGGTCGCGGCCGTAAAAGGCAGATGGAACTGGCGACCCGGTTCGGACTTACCTCATACCCCGCCCCAGCCGGCGGCTGTCTGCTCGCCGATCCGAAGTATGCTGCCCGGTTGCAGGACTTGTTGCAGCATCAACCCCGGTTCGAACGCCGCGATTTAGAACTCTTGCAATGGGGACGCCATTTCCGGCTGTCTTCCGACATCAAGCTGATTGTAGGCCGCGATCAGCGCGACAATCTGGCCATCGAACCCCTGGTCCGGCCAGAGGACGCAGTCATCAAGGTACAGCATTACCCCGGCCCCCTGGTGCTGTTGCCGTACTCATCGCCAAACGCAGACCTGAGGGTTGCCGCCGAAATCTGCGTGAGCTATAGCAATGCTCCTTTCGGGGAGGAGATCGCCGTAGCGGTCACCGGGCGTCCGGGCCAACAAATATTGATCAGCCGCCGCTGTCGGCGGGATGCTTTTCAAGGCTTGCTCATCTGA
- a CDS encoding peroxiredoxin family protein, whose product MVKKSSFWVTVIMALALILTAMPALGTVKDGDKLGDLDFPAPISPEDANYLGVAADKPFKLSQVKAPYVLIEAFATSCAHCYQQAVEMNKLYNLIGQDSKLNGKIKIVGVGGGDNQFGLTMWKKQLKVPFPLLPDTDTKTTSKLNILGTPTTILLDKNGNVLKAHTGAFESAEAFLKELSAKVK is encoded by the coding sequence ATGGTTAAAAAATCTTCGTTTTGGGTAACAGTGATCATGGCGCTGGCGCTCATTCTGACAGCTATGCCGGCCCTGGGAACCGTGAAAGATGGGGATAAGCTAGGTGACCTGGATTTTCCGGCACCGATAAGCCCGGAGGATGCTAACTATCTGGGAGTAGCGGCCGACAAACCGTTTAAACTGAGCCAGGTCAAGGCGCCCTATGTCTTGATAGAGGCGTTTGCCACTTCCTGTGCGCATTGTTATCAACAGGCAGTAGAGATGAACAAGCTCTATAACCTAATCGGCCAGGATAGCAAACTAAATGGAAAAATTAAAATCGTCGGCGTCGGTGGGGGCGACAATCAATTCGGTCTCACAATGTGGAAAAAACAACTCAAGGTTCCTTTTCCCCTGTTACCCGATACCGATACCAAGACCACCAGTAAATTAAACATTCTGGGTACACCCACCACCATCCTGTTAGACAAAAACGGCAATGTCCTCAAGGCTCATACCGGGGCCTTTGAGAGCGCCGAGGCCTTCTTAAAAGAACTGTCCGCCAAAGTGAAATAA